Below is a genomic region from Thermochromatium tepidum ATCC 43061.
TCCACGCACGCAGGCCTTGTGCTTCTCCAGGCGCCCGTGCACGCTGCGCACCAGCTTGACCTTCATCATCTTTTTGTCGGACATCGCTTACCCCAGGATCTCTTCGATACGCTTGCCGCGCTTGGCGGCCACGGTCGCTGGATCGCTCATGGTGCGCAGACCATTGACAGTGGCGCGCACGACGTTGGTCGGGTTGTTGGTGCCAATGCACTTGGCAAGCACGTTCTGCACACCAAGCACCTCGAACACGGCACGCATGGCACCACCGGCGATGATACCAGTACCCTCGGAGGCCGGCTGCATGAAAACCTTGGCTGCGCCGTGTTTGCCCTGCAAGGGATATTGCAGGGTCGAGCCATTGAGCTTGACCTCGATCATATTCTTGCGGGCGCTTTCCATCGCCTTCTGAATCGCGATCGGCACCTCACGCGCCTTGCCGCGACCGAAGCCGACCCGGCCCTTGCCATCTCCGACCACAGTCAGGGCCGCAAAGCCGAACTGACGACCACCCTTGACCACCTTGGCCACACGATTGACCGCCACCAGCTTTTCGAGGAGCTCATCATCTTCTGCTTTTGGATTGGAGTTTGCCATGGATTCGCGCCCTTAAAATTTCAGTCCGCCTTCACGCGCCGCATCCGCGAGCGCCTTGAGACGACCGTGATAACGGAAGCCAGATCGGTCGAAAGCGACCGTCTCGACACCAACGGCCAGGGCGCGCTCGGCGATCGCCTTGCCAATAACCACAGCGGCGGCGATGTTGGCCTTGTTGCCTGTGATTTGCGCGGCCAGGGCCTTCTCGACGGTCGAGGCACTGGCGAGCACGCGGTCGCCGCCTTTGCCGGGCGCGATGATCTGGGCATAGGTATGGCGCGGTGTGCGATGTACGCACAGCCGATAGACGCCAAGCTCACGCATCTTGGCACGGGCCCGCGTCGCACGACGCAGGCGAGCCTGTTTCTTGTCCATCGTTGCGACCCCTTATTTCTTCTTAGCTTCCTTACGCAGGACATTCTCGTCCGCGTAACGAACTCCTTTGCCTTTGTACGGCTCCGGTGGGCGGAAGGCCCGGATCTCGGAGGCGACCTGACCGACCTGCTGCTTGTCAGCACCCGACACCAGGATCTCGGTCTGGCTTGGAGTCTCGATCGTGATGCCCTTCGGCACCGGATAGATGACCGGATGCGAGAAACCCAGACTGAGGTCGAGTACGTCGCCCTTGGCCTGGGCGCGATAACCGACGCCGACCAGGGTCAGCTTGCGCGTAAAACCGCTGCCACAGCCGGTGACCATATTGTTGAGCAACGCACGGGTGGTACCAGCCAGGGCCCAGGCCTCGGTCTGGCCCTCAGCGGGTGCGACCCGGATCTCGCCGTTCTCCTCGCAGACACGCACGGCTGGATGGACACGCCAGCCCAGGGTACCCTTCGGACCCTTAACAGTGACATCCTGGCCCTTGATCTCGACCGTGACGCCCTTGGGGAGCTTGATCGGTGCCTTTGCAACACGTGACATCTTGGCCTCCCCTTAAGCGACGTAGGCGATGATCTCGCCGCCATGTCCGGCCTGACGGGCCGCGCGGTCGGTCATCAGACCCTTGGAGGTGGAGACGATGGCGATACCGAGCCCAGCCCAGACCTTGGGCAGATTGTCCTTGCCGCGATAGATGCGCAGTCCGGGGCGCGA
It encodes:
- the rplR gene encoding 50S ribosomal protein L18, whose amino-acid sequence is MDKKQARLRRATRARAKMRELGVYRLCVHRTPRHTYAQIIAPGKGGDRVLASASTVEKALAAQITGNKANIAAAVVIGKAIAERALAVGVETVAFDRSGFRYHGRLKALADAAREGGLKF
- the rpsE gene encoding 30S ribosomal protein S5, which translates into the protein MANSNPKAEDDELLEKLVAVNRVAKVVKGGRQFGFAALTVVGDGKGRVGFGRGKAREVPIAIQKAMESARKNMIEVKLNGSTLQYPLQGKHGAAKVFMQPASEGTGIIAGGAMRAVFEVLGVQNVLAKCIGTNNPTNVVRATVNGLRTMSDPATVAAKRGKRIEEILG
- the rplF gene encoding 50S ribosomal protein L6, whose product is MSRVAKAPIKLPKGVTVEIKGQDVTVKGPKGTLGWRVHPAVRVCEENGEIRVAPAEGQTEAWALAGTTRALLNNMVTGCGSGFTRKLTLVGVGYRAQAKGDVLDLSLGFSHPVIYPVPKGITIETPSQTEILVSGADKQQVGQVASEIRAFRPPEPYKGKGVRYADENVLRKEAKKK